The following DNA comes from Vannielia litorea.
TCTGTGCCATGCCGCAGGGAGCAAAATCCCGGGCGCGGATGTTGCCGGGGTTACCGCAGCCACGTTCTCCGGACCTCATCCGGCTGGACTTGCCGGCACCCACATGCACTTTCTCGAGCCGCCGAGGGTGGACCGGTTCGTCTGGACCATCGGCTATGCCGATGTCATCGCCATCGGTCGCCTGTTTCTCACCGGCAAGCTCGACACCACGCGGACAATCGCCATCGTCGGCCCGCTGGCGGCACAGCCACGGCTGGTCAAAACCGTGGTCGGCGCCTCGCTGGCCGAACTTTGCGAGCGCGACAACCCGAATGGGCTCCCGATCCGCATGATCTCGGGCTCGGTGCTCAGTGGCCGGGCCGGCGAGGGTGTGGATGGCTACTTGGGCCGCTACGCCCGGCAGGTCACGCTGATGGAAGAGGATCACAAGCAGATCCCGATGGGGTGGATCCGGCCAATGGCGTCCAAGTTCGCCTTCCAACCTGTGCTCGGCTCGGCCTTCAGCCGAAAGCTCTATGACCTGACCACCAACCTCAACGGCGGGCGTCGGGCGATGGTGCCCATTGGCACATTCGAAGAGCTGATGCCGCAGGACTTCCTGCCGACTCAGCTCCTGCGCTCGCTTCTGGTGATGGATACCGATCAGGCTCAGGCGCTTGGCGCGCTTGAGCTTGACGAAGAAGACCTCGGGCTTTGCGGCTTTGCCTGCCCCGCCAAATATGAATACGGCATGGCGCTGCGCGACTGTCTGACCAAGATTGAAAAGGAAGGCTGAGCCATGGGTTTGCGCAGCTTCTTCGACCGCATCGAGCCGCACTTCGTGAAGGGCGGCAAGTACGAGAAGTGGTTCCCTGTCTACGAGATGGTGGAGAGCTTCCTCTACACCCCCAAGACGGTGACCACCGCCGCGCCCCACGCGCGCAGCTACATCGATATGAAGCGGATCATGACATACGTGGTGCTCGCCACGGTGCCATGCATCCTCTTCGGCCTTTACAACACTGGGCTCCAGACCAATCTCGCGATTGCCGAGCATGGAGCATCGGGTTGGCGCGCGGCAATCATCGACGGGCTGGGCATTGGCTTCAACCCGGCGAACCCGATTGCCAACATGCTGCACGGGCTGATGTACTTCCTGCCGATCTACATCGTCACTCTCGCCGCAGGTGGCGCTTGGGAGGTGCTTTTTGCCACGATCCGGCGGCATGAGGTGAACGAGGGCTTTCTCGTCACCTCCATGCTCTACACGCTGATCCTCCCCGCTTCGACGCCGCTCTGGCAGGTCGCGCTGGGCATTTCCTTCGGCGTGGTGATCGGCAAAGAGGTTTTTGGCGGT
Coding sequences within:
- a CDS encoding Na(+)-translocating NADH-quinone reductase subunit A codes for the protein MQNYTLKRGLDLPIEGAATSGAAEAVTVSTIGLLGADYIGLKPRLAVAEGDVVARGAPVLAHKDNPDAQITSPVSGRVKAINRGARRKLISVEIEVDEGAAEPLDFSQVGDASTADGVVERLCAAGLWASFRTRPYSHVPLVSDRPAAIYVTAMDTEPLSPDPAPIIAEEAEAFTRGLEAVALLTEGKTYLCHAAGSKIPGADVAGVTAATFSGPHPAGLAGTHMHFLEPPRVDRFVWTIGYADVIAIGRLFLTGKLDTTRTIAIVGPLAAQPRLVKTVVGASLAELCERDNPNGLPIRMISGSVLSGRAGEGVDGYLGRYARQVTLMEEDHKQIPMGWIRPMASKFAFQPVLGSAFSRKLYDLTTNLNGGRRAMVPIGTFEELMPQDFLPTQLLRSLLVMDTDQAQALGALELDEEDLGLCGFACPAKYEYGMALRDCLTKIEKEG